Proteins encoded within one genomic window of Lysinibacillus louembei:
- a CDS encoding thymidine phosphorylase, whose protein sequence is MNTVAIIEKKKFNEALTKDEINYIIEGYTNGDIPDYQISALLMAIRLNGMSDEETFYLTEAMVNSGDIIDLSSIEGFKVDKHSTGGVGDKVTLMVAPILAALEIPVAKFSGRGLGITGGTVDKLESIKGFNVELSEEEFINNVNRYGVAVSGQSKDLCPADKKLYALRDVTGTVDSVPLIASSIMSKKIASGSDGIVLDVKYGNGAFMKTKEEAKVLAEQMAKIGSSFGRDVQYELSDMNNPLGYAIGNKIEVFEVQELLSHTMNNNKDLYEKSLEIAAKMYSMATKESLESSLQKVKEVCDNKKALTKFSEWIASQGGAVDDIAFPQVKHVYKQNSNKAGVIKSVNAKTIGEISVELGAGRKTKESPLDYDAYIILHKKQGDTIAEGDLLVELGFNNDIDYKILLDRALSAFEIE, encoded by the coding sequence ATGAACACTGTAGCAATCATCGAAAAGAAAAAGTTTAATGAAGCATTAACAAAAGATGAGATTAATTACATCATCGAAGGGTACACAAATGGTGATATACCTGATTATCAAATTTCCGCTTTATTAATGGCAATTCGCTTAAATGGCATGTCAGATGAAGAAACTTTTTATTTAACTGAAGCAATGGTTAATTCTGGTGATATCATTGATTTATCAAGCATTGAAGGCTTTAAGGTTGATAAGCATTCTACTGGAGGCGTAGGGGATAAAGTCACGCTAATGGTTGCACCAATTTTAGCAGCACTTGAAATACCTGTAGCTAAATTTAGTGGGCGTGGTCTAGGTATTACAGGCGGAACTGTCGATAAGCTAGAATCGATTAAAGGATTTAATGTGGAGCTATCTGAAGAAGAATTTATTAACAATGTTAACAGATACGGTGTTGCGGTATCTGGTCAATCAAAGGATTTATGTCCTGCTGATAAAAAGCTATACGCTTTAAGAGATGTGACAGGCACAGTTGATTCTGTTCCATTAATTGCGAGCTCTATTATGAGTAAAAAAATTGCAAGTGGCTCTGATGGCATTGTTTTAGACGTAAAATATGGCAATGGTGCCTTTATGAAAACGAAGGAAGAGGCGAAGGTTTTAGCAGAGCAAATGGCGAAAATCGGCAGCTCCTTTGGACGAGATGTTCAATACGAGCTAAGTGATATGAACAACCCTCTAGGCTATGCAATTGGCAATAAAATCGAGGTATTTGAAGTGCAAGAGCTATTAAGCCATACAATGAATAACAATAAAGACCTATATGAAAAATCTTTAGAAATAGCAGCTAAAATGTACAGCATGGCAACAAAGGAATCACTTGAAAGCTCACTTCAAAAAGTAAAAGAAGTATGCGATAACAAAAAAGCATTAACGAAGTTTTCTGAGTGGATCGCTTCTCAAGGTGGAGCTGTGGACGATATCGCATTTCCACAAGTAAAGCATGTGTACAAGCAAAACAGTAATAAAGCAGGCGTAATCAAATCAGTAAACGCTAAAACAATCGGTGAAATATCTGTTGAGCTTGGTGCAGGTAGAAAAACGAAGGAATCTCCATTAGATTATGATGCATATATCATCTTGCATAAAAAACAAGGAGATACGATAGCAGAAGGAGACTTGTTAGTTGAATTAGGCTTTAATAACGATATTGATTATAAAATCCTATTAGATAGAGCCTTATCTGCATTTGAAATCGAATAG
- the deoB gene encoding phosphopentomutase produces the protein MEAFKKIHVIVMDSVGIGEAPDAHKFGDVGSHTLGHIAEKMNGLTMPTMEGLGLSNIRELQGIAKAAEPKAYYGMMQEASVGKDTMTGHWEIMGLNIDKPFKVYPDGFPQELITQLEERTGRKVLCNKPASGTAVLDDFGPEHMETGAIIVYTSADPVLQIAAHEEIIPLDELYKICEIARELTLQPEYLVGRVIARPFIGEPGNFTRTSNRHDYALTPFGRTTMAEMKDAGLDVIAIGKISDIFNGDGVTESVRTKNNTDGMDKMVEVVQRDFHGMSFLNLVDFDANFGHRRDPIGYGEALEEFDRRLPEVLEQLGEEDLLIITADHGNDPTFPGTDHTREYVPLIVYSPRFNGGAELPLRETFADIAATVADNFNIAAPKFGKSFLQELK, from the coding sequence ATGGAAGCGTTTAAAAAAATACATGTAATTGTAATGGATTCAGTAGGAATTGGTGAAGCACCAGATGCACATAAATTTGGTGATGTTGGCTCACATACATTAGGTCATATCGCTGAAAAAATGAATGGCTTAACGATGCCAACGATGGAGGGCTTAGGCTTATCTAATATTCGTGAGCTACAAGGTATTGCAAAGGCTGCTGAGCCAAAAGCTTATTATGGCATGATGCAAGAAGCCTCTGTAGGAAAAGATACGATGACAGGGCATTGGGAGATTATGGGCTTGAACATTGATAAGCCTTTTAAAGTATATCCAGACGGTTTCCCACAAGAATTAATTACACAACTTGAGGAACGTACAGGCCGTAAAGTATTATGCAACAAGCCTGCCAGTGGTACAGCAGTACTTGATGATTTTGGACCGGAGCATATGGAAACAGGTGCAATTATCGTTTATACATCTGCTGACCCAGTTTTGCAAATTGCAGCACATGAAGAAATTATCCCATTAGATGAGCTTTATAAAATTTGTGAGATTGCACGTGAATTAACATTGCAGCCTGAATATTTAGTAGGTCGCGTTATTGCACGTCCATTCATTGGGGAACCAGGCAATTTTACGCGCACATCAAATCGTCATGACTATGCATTAACACCATTTGGTCGTACAACGATGGCTGAAATGAAGGATGCAGGCTTAGATGTGATTGCGATTGGCAAAATTTCAGATATTTTCAATGGTGATGGCGTTACAGAATCTGTGCGTACGAAAAATAATACGGATGGTATGGATAAAATGGTTGAGGTTGTACAGCGTGATTTCCACGGCATGAGCTTTTTAAATTTAGTGGACTTTGATGCTAACTTCGGTCACCGTCGTGATCCAATCGGCTATGGTGAAGCGCTAGAGGAATTCGATCGTCGCTTACCAGAGGTACTAGAGCAATTAGGCGAAGAGGATTTATTAATTATTACAGCCGATCATGGGAACGATCCGACATTCCCAGGTACAGACCATACGCGTGAATATGTGCCATTAATCGTTTATTCTCCACGCTTTAATGGTGGAGCTGAGCTGCCATTACGCGAAACATTTGCAGATATCGCAGCAACGGTTGCTGATAATTTCAACATCGCAGCGCCTAAGTTTGGAAAAAGCTTTTTACAAGAGCTGAAATAA